A stretch of the Aegilops tauschii subsp. strangulata cultivar AL8/78 chromosome 4, Aet v6.0, whole genome shotgun sequence genome encodes the following:
- the LOC109780208 gene encoding ninja-family protein 2-like, translating into MDAYSKDMPRGVGGGDDGEKKVRRSESGTEEVDLTLELSLGGRLGAKRRRVEGLAGSSSVAVAPPAPVGTNSSQGAGFPPHGVAVEPSALLRATLNPFLGSACAAEVQPSATPLRSIKMEPVEGTPRAEGRSLSSAVVPWSEGTNGVMATASSLAVAVMMAATLGSRGEQQGASERHAALAREMPLVWTSGLHNGMRTVGFLYQYSRVDELRIMCVCHGSFLTPAEFVEHAGGGQVANPLRSIIVKTPSWL; encoded by the exons cgcggcgtcggcggcggagACGACGGCGAGAAGAAGGTGCGGCGCTCGGAGTCGGGTACTGAGGAGGTGGACCTTACCCTCGAGCTGTCGCTCGGGGGGCGGCTCGGGGCGAAGCGGAGGAGAGTCGAGGGGCTCGCCGGGTCCTCATCGGTGGCGGTGGCGCCGCCCGCGCCTGTCGGGACAAACTCATCGCAGGGGGCTGGTTTCCCTCCGCATGGCGTCGCCGTGGAGCCCTCAGCTTTGCTGCGTGCAACCTTGAACCCTTTCCTTGGGAGCGCCTGCGCCGCTGAGGTCCAGCCCTCGGCGACCCCTTTGCGCAGCATCAAGATGGAGCCCGTGGAAG GAACTCCTAGGGCTGAAGGGCGGAGCCTGTCATCAGCTGTTGTGCCCTGGTCTGAGGGTACAAACGGCGTCATGGCAACCGCTTCTTCTTTAGCAGTGGCGGTGATGATGGCCGCAACCCTTGGTTCTAGGGGAGAGCAGCAAGGTGCTTCAGAGAGACACGCGGCCCTGGCGCGGGAGATGCCATTGGTGTGGACGAGCGGGCTCCACAATGGCATGAGGACTGTAGGCTTTCTGTACCAGTACAGCAGAGTTGACGAGTTGAGGATCATGTGTGTGTGCCATGGTAGCTTCCTCACTCCGGCGGAGTTTGTGGAGCATGCTGGAGGCGGCCAAGTCGCCAACCCGCTGAGGAGCATCATCGTCAAGACCCCGTCTTGGCTTTAG
- the LOC109780211 gene encoding uncharacterized protein: protein MVSWSDDSEESGYEYSSGGSPIKIPATIEDPNYSGVDDEVMVMCEHGQPAKRHEASSCGVVQWVDEEWPEHLQNALHKLWLLYEDCQRANRMACLEHSSLVHNLTSQKNKLQETYEKLVEDVNNLLDTQDNIPKENEVQQGEHEEITPPLDNNISALKEQLGAMDAENKELKQRVDQLKSIQVAQGNVIRNLKFAHLKEKEKLSTERRNLEFHIAGLVKASDKNKRKLKDIKDICDEE, encoded by the exons ATGGTTTCGTGGAGCGACGATAGCGAGGAATCGGGCTACGAGTACTCTTCAGGCGGCTCCCCTATCAAG ATCCCGGCTACAATCGAGGACCCGAACTACTCTGGTGTTGACGATGAGGTGATGGTGATGTGTGAGCATGGCCAGCCGGCGAAGAGGCAT GAAGCAAGCAGTTGTGGTGTTGTTCAGTGGGTAGATGAGGAGTGGCCAGAGCATCTGCAGAATGCTCTTCACAAACTATGGCTTTTGTATGAGGATTGCCAGCGTGCTAATAGGATGGCATGTCTGGAACATTCATCACTTGTCCACAATCTCACATCACAGAAGAACAAGCTACAGGAGACTTATGAGAAGCTTGTTGAGGATGTGAACAACCTACTTGATACCCAGGACAATATTCCCAAGGAAAATGAAGTCCAACAAGGTGAACATGAGGAGATCACTCCTCCTTTGGACAACAATATTTCAGCTTTGAAGGAACAGCTGGGTGCAATGGATGCTGAGAACAAAGAACTAAAGCAAAGGGTTGACCAGTTGAAGAGCATTCAGGTTGCCCAAGGTAATGTGATTAGGAATCTGAAGTTTGCTCATTTGAAGGAGAAGGAAAAGTTGAGCACTGAGAGGAGGAATTTGGAGTTTCACATTGCTGGTCTTGTCAAAGCTAGTGACAAGAACAAGAGAAAGCTGAAGGACATCAAGGATATTTGTGATGAAGAGTGA